Within Planctomycetota bacterium, the genomic segment CCGGCTGCTCGCCACGCTGCTGGAGGAGCTGCTGGCCCGCGAACCCGGGACTCCGCCCGCGGCACGCGGGTCCCAGCCTGACTGCGGCGGCAAGGCCCCCGCGCCGCGCCAAGCCAAGCGAGCCTGACACCCGCTCCCGGAATCGGCCGTGAACGAACCGCAGTCCCCGCCCTCCCCGCAGGCCGACCGCATCGCCGCGCTCCGCTGGCGGAAGTTCCCCGTCCTCGACGACGGCTTCGTGGCGCTCGTCGACTGCATGGGTGACGACGCCGCCGTCGTCCAGGCGGCACGCGTCAGCTACGGCGAGGGCACGCGCCGGGTCAGCGACGACCGCCAGCTGATCCGCTACCTGCTCCGCCACGCGCACACGACGCCGTTCGAGATGGCGGAGGTGAAGCTCCTCGTCCGCGTGCCGATGGATTGCTGGCGGCAGTGGATCCGCCACCGGACCGCCAACGTCAACGAGTACTCGACCCGCTACTCATTGGCGATCGACTCCGCCCAGGCGACGGCCTCCGACCAGTGGCGGCTCCAGGCCACCGGCAACCGGCAGGGCTCCGGCGATCCCACGACGCCCGACGTCGGCGCCCGGCTGTCGCGGGCCGAGGAGGAATTGCAGGCCGCCGCGCGGCGCGTCTACCAGGAACGGCTCGACGCCGGCATCGCCCGCGAACAGGCGCGCAAGGACCTTCCGCTCTCGACCTACACCGAGGCCTACTGGAAGATCGACCTCCACAACCTCCTCCACTTCCTCGCCCTGCGGATGGATCCGCACGCCCAGCTGGAGATCCGCCGCTACGCCGAGACGATCGGCCGCGAGATCGTGGCACCGCTGTTTCCCCTCTGCTGGGAGGCGTTTTGCGACTACCGCCTCGAGGCCCTGCGGCTCACGCGGCTCGACCAGGAGGTCATCCGCCGCCTCGCCGGACGGCTGCCGGCGAGCCATGCTGACTTCCTCGCCGCGCAGGATCCCTCGTGGGCGTCCCTCGAGCGCTGCCGGGAGCGTGACGAGTGCCTCGCCAAGCTCGTCGCCCTCGGGCTCGTCGTCGGCTGATCCGCCCCTGTCCCCGGAGAGATCCCCGATGCCCGAAGCCGCCGCCGAATTGCTCGACCTCTCCCGCCGGCTCCTCGCCGCGATCACGTCCGGCGACTGGCAGGCCTACCGGGCACTCGTCGCCGACGACGTCACCTGCTTCGAGCCGGAGGCCCGCGGCCATCTCGTCGAGGGACTGCCGTTCCACGAGCACTATTTCAAGCTCGGCGCCGGACGCCCCACCGCCGCGGCGTTGACGACGACGCTCGCCGCGCCGCACGTTCGCTTCCTGTCCGCCGACGCCGCGGTGGTCAGTTACGTCCGCCTCACGCAGAAGCTCGACGACGCCGGCCGCCCCGTGACCACGGCCGTTGAGGAAACGCGGGTCTGGCAGCGGGGCGCGAACGGCTGGAAGCACGTCCACTTCCACCGCAGCCTCCCCGGTTGAAGCCCCGATCGCCCCCGGCACGCGGCGCGTGCGTGGGGCGACGGGCCGCTCAGCGCGGGCCCGCGCCGAGCGCCTCCAGCCGCGCCGTCGCCGCCGCCTCGGCCTCGGCGAGCACGTCGGCGATCCGCACGGCGCGCCCTTCGGCGGCGCTGCGTTCGGCGGCGGCCATGAAGGCGTAGAGCTCGAGCGTCTCGGCCGGGTCGACCGGAGGCACGCCGCTGGCGAAGAACTCCATGATCGCCACCAGCAGCGGACGGTAGCCGTCGAACGCCCCGACCGGTGTGCTGCCTTTCATTCCGAAGGCGGTGCCGCCATAGCCGGCCGAGCCGCGGCGGATGCCACGGAACGTGCCGATCCGGCCGTCGTCCCACAGCCCCGTCGCCGCATCGTGGTCGGCCGAGTGCACGCCGACGACGGTCTGGCATCCGCGCCCCATCACGGTGAACAGCGACTCGCAGCCGTGGATGCCGTACCAGAAGAGCCGGGGATGGGTCGCCTCGAGGCTACAGGGGGAGAAGGTGTCGCACCCGGTCACCGCACCGATCAAACCGCCGCGCACCGCCTGGCTGGCCGTGCCGAAGCGCAGCGCCGAGGCACTGAACACCGGCACTCCGGCGCGGCCCGCCGCCCGGTAGATGGCGACGGCGTCGGCCAGCGACCCGGCCACCGGCTTGTCGATGAACAGCCGCTTGCCCGCGCGGATCACCGGAAGGGCCTGCTCGAGGTGCGGGCGGCCGTCGTTGGTCTCGAGGAGGACGGCGTCGCAGCGCTCGACGACGGCCGCGACGTCGTCGATGATCTCGACACCCAGCCCGCGGACGGTGGCGGTGTATTCCGGGATCCGCTTCACGCTCGACCCGATGTCGGCGCTGCCGCGCGGGCAGGCGACGACGACGCGCCCCCCGGGGACGTGCTGCGGATCGTCGGGGGTGTTGAGCAGCTTGGTGAACGCGG encodes:
- the thyX gene encoding FAD-dependent thymidylate synthase, with translation MGDDAAVVQAARVSYGEGTRRVSDDRQLIRYLLRHAHTTPFEMAEVKLLVRVPMDCWRQWIRHRTANVNEYSTRYSLAIDSAQATASDQWRLQATGNRQGSGDPTTPDVGARLSRAEEELQAAARRVYQERLDAGIAREQARKDLPLSTYTEAYWKIDLHNLLHFLALRMDPHAQLEIRRYAETIGREIVAPLFPLCWEAFCDYRLEALRLTRLDQEVIRRLAGRLPASHADFLAAQDPSWASLERCRERDECLAKLVALGLVVG
- a CDS encoding DUF4440 domain-containing protein, translating into MPEAAAELLDLSRRLLAAITSGDWQAYRALVADDVTCFEPEARGHLVEGLPFHEHYFKLGAGRPTAAALTTTLAAPHVRFLSADAAVVSYVRLTQKLDDAGRPVTTAVEETRVWQRGANGWKHVHFHRSLPG
- a CDS encoding gfo/Idh/MocA family oxidoreductase; translated protein: MRRRDTGRWAAVGRAILAWSAIGAVAAAEEKGMRVGIIGLDTSHATAFTKLLNTPDDPQHVPGGRVVVACPRGSADIGSSVKRIPEYTATVRGLGVEIIDDVAAVVERCDAVLLETNDGRPHLEQALPVIRAGKRLFIDKPVAGSLADAVAIYRAAGRAGVPVFSASALRFGTASQAVRGGLIGAVTGCDTFSPCSLEATHPRLFWYGIHGCESLFTVMGRGCQTVVGVHSADHDAATGLWDDGRIGTFRGIRRGSAGYGGTAFGMKGSTPVGAFDGYRPLLVAIMEFFASGVPPVDPAETLELYAFMAAAERSAAEGRAVRIADVLAEAEAAATARLEALGAGPR